A window of the Haloarcula litorea genome harbors these coding sequences:
- a CDS encoding DUF7577 domain-containing protein, with amino-acid sequence MVSAVELYVLGMALVLVAALAAAVPVLLGILRDGRDRLREGASEPPAEGRDGTPPDPATGRRRCPNCGTENDAAFRYCRECAGQL; translated from the coding sequence ATGGTCTCGGCCGTCGAACTCTACGTCCTCGGGATGGCCCTCGTCCTCGTCGCCGCGCTGGCGGCCGCCGTCCCGGTGTTGCTGGGCATCCTTCGTGACGGCCGCGACCGCCTGCGCGAGGGCGCGTCCGAGCCACCGGCCGAGGGTCGCGACGGGACGCCACCCGACCCGGCGACGGGCCGTCGTCGCTGTCCGAACTGCGGGACCGAGAACGACGCCGCGTTCCGCTACTGTCGGGAGTGTGCCGGACAGCTGTGA
- a CDS encoding VOC family protein, with protein MDLAHVAIWVSDLDRALEFYGALGFEETNRFTLDGVENVYVAAGGGDGDLQLRHDPDRTTPIAPSRADTDHVAFTVDDVDATYEAAVEAGAAPVVEPVEIDAADAYAAFVEDPEGYTLEFYRTG; from the coding sequence ATGGACCTCGCACACGTCGCCATCTGGGTGTCGGACCTCGACCGCGCGCTGGAGTTCTACGGGGCGCTCGGGTTCGAGGAGACGAACCGGTTCACGCTCGACGGGGTCGAGAACGTCTACGTCGCCGCCGGGGGCGGCGACGGCGACCTGCAACTGCGCCACGACCCCGATCGGACGACGCCGATCGCCCCGTCGCGGGCCGACACCGACCACGTCGCGTTCACCGTCGACGACGTGGACGCGACCTACGAGGCCGCCGTCGAGGCCGGCGCTGCACCCGTGGTCGAGCCGGTCGAGATCGACGCCGCCGACGCCTACGCGGCCTTCGTCGAGGACCCCGAGGGGTACACCCTGGAGTTCTATCGGACCGGCTGA
- the ilvA gene encoding threonine ammonia-lyase gives MLSFEDVLAARDRVAETARHTPLDYSHTFSAMTGAAVHLKLELFQRTGSFKIRGATNRIATLSDEERARGVVTASAGNHAQGVALAATRIGVDSTIVMPEHAPISKVKATRSYGGEVVLHGEDYDTAAEKAHEIEREERRTYVHAFDDDHVMAGQGTIGLEIYEDLPGVDTVVVPIGGGGLVSGIATALKGKDEDIRIVGVQAEGAASVAESLRRGERVERDSVETIADGIATRTVGERTFEVIRERVDEVVTVSDSEIAVALTTLLERSKTLTEGAGAVALAAVTEEKFDYADDETIVPALCGGNIDMNTLTNVVMRGLVETGRYLKIKTVLKDRPGALERLVEILSEEQVNIYGIEHDRTSRDVAMNDAEVELDLETRGPDHVDDLLASLRAHGYEVEVLV, from the coding sequence ATGCTCTCGTTCGAGGACGTTCTCGCGGCGCGCGACCGGGTCGCCGAGACGGCTCGGCACACACCGCTCGACTACTCGCACACCTTCTCGGCGATGACCGGCGCGGCGGTCCACCTGAAACTCGAGCTGTTCCAGCGGACGGGGTCGTTCAAGATCCGCGGTGCGACCAACCGCATCGCCACGCTCTCAGACGAGGAGCGGGCACGCGGCGTCGTCACCGCCAGCGCGGGCAACCACGCCCAGGGCGTGGCGCTGGCGGCGACCCGCATCGGCGTCGACTCGACCATCGTGATGCCGGAACACGCCCCCATCTCGAAGGTGAAGGCGACCCGGAGCTACGGCGGCGAGGTGGTCCTCCACGGCGAGGACTACGACACCGCCGCCGAGAAGGCCCACGAGATCGAGCGCGAGGAGAGACGGACGTACGTCCACGCCTTCGACGACGACCACGTGATGGCCGGCCAGGGGACCATCGGGCTGGAGATCTACGAGGACCTGCCGGGCGTCGACACCGTCGTCGTCCCCATCGGCGGCGGCGGTCTCGTCAGCGGGATCGCGACGGCGCTGAAGGGGAAAGACGAGGACATCCGCATCGTCGGCGTCCAGGCCGAGGGGGCCGCGAGCGTCGCCGAGTCGCTGCGGCGGGGCGAGCGCGTCGAGCGCGACAGCGTCGAGACCATCGCGGACGGGATCGCCACCCGCACGGTCGGCGAGCGCACGTTCGAGGTCATCCGGGAGCGCGTCGACGAGGTGGTGACGGTCTCGGACTCGGAGATCGCCGTGGCCCTGACGACGCTGCTGGAGCGGTCGAAGACCCTGACGGAGGGCGCGGGGGCCGTCGCGCTGGCGGCGGTCACCGAAGAGAAGTTCGACTACGCCGACGACGAGACGATCGTCCCGGCGCTCTGTGGCGGCAACATCGACATGAACACGCTGACCAACGTCGTGATGCGGGGCCTCGTCGAGACGGGTCGATACCTCAAGATCAAGACCGTGCTCAAGGACCGCCCCGGCGCGCTTGAGCGGCTGGTCGAGATCCTCTCGGAGGAGCAGGTCAACATCTACGGCATCGAGCACGACCGCACGAGCCGCGACGTGGCGATGAACGACGCCGAGGTGGAGCTGGACCTGGAGACGCGGGGGCCGGACCACGTCGACGACCTGCTGGCGTCGCTGCGGGCCCACGGCTACGAGGTCGAGGTGCTGGTCTGA